The segment GTCTTGTCGACCATGTCCACCCAGGTAGATGAGATGGAGCAGGCCTATATTGATCAGTATTTCATCGCGACACAGATTGCAGAAAAGCGCTTGTTGATGTTTAAGATGACACCCTTTTCGGATGATGAATTGAAATCATTGACCATGCCCATTTTGGTGTTGATAGGAGATCAGGATATCGTCAACAAAGAAAAGAGCCTAGAAAACGCCAAGGAATTGCTACCCAAAGTAGAAACAGGTACCATCAAAGATGCAGGACACTTCCTATCTATGGATCAACCCAAAATAGTCAACAAGTGGATGTTGGAGTTTTTGAAGGCGAATAGTATTGAGTAATTAGATTCAAGAACCAAGATTCAAGAACCAAGATTCAAGAACCAAGATTCAAGACTAGAAAACTAGTTGAACCAGAAAACTAGAAAACCAGTTAACTAGCTGAACCAGAAAACCAGTCCAACCAGAAAACCAGTTCACTTCATCTCAAATACTTTCGTACCTTCGTGGGCTAATAAAAACAGCACAGTTAGTACGTTATCATGAATATATATCAGCAGATTACCACCGAAATCCTCAATGCATCTCATATTGTCATCACCTCTCACAAGTCACCCGATGGGGATTCTATTGGTAGTTCGCTGGGTTTGTTGCGCTTTATCGAAAAGCTGGGTAAGAAGGCTGTGATTTGTCACCCAGATGTAGCACCTGAGTTTTTGTCTTGGTTGGATTCGTCAGCGATTTTGTTGATGACGGATCAACCAGCGGAGGTCACTGCTGCTTTTCAGCAAGCAGATTTGATATTCTGTTTGGACTATAATGGTACGGATCGGATAGGGGCAGACATGCAGGTGCTGTTAGAGGCTGCCACTTGCCAGACGATCATGATTGATCACCATCTTGATCCACAGGACTTTCCTACTTTGGCGGTTTCTGATACTACAGCATCCTCTACAGCTCAGCTGATTGTAGAATTGATTGTAGAATCAGGGCATAGAGACCTGTTGGATGAACATATCGGTACGCCTTTGTATCTCGGTATATTGACAGATACGGGGAGCTTTAGATTCCCATCTGTGCAAGCTCGAACACATGAGTTACTCGCGATGCTCTTGAGTGCAGGGGTGAAGCATCACTTGATCCATGAGGTACTCAATGATAACAATACGGCTAGCCGTTTGCGTCTGCAAGGATTCGCAATGAGCGAAAAGTTGGAAATCATGGAAGATTACCATGTAGCCATTATCCCCTTGTCGAAAGAAGAGCTGGAAAGATACCAGTACCAAAAAGGTGACACGGACAACTTGGCGAACCTAGCCTTGTCAATTAAAGGCATGAAGGCTGCCATCGTGTTTTCTGAGCGTGATGGGATGATCAAAATCTCATTCCGCTCCAAAGGCCAAGAAAACCCAGTCAATGTATTGGCAGCAGAGCATTTCGATGGAGGAGGTCATGCTAACGCTGCAGGAGGTATGAGCGAATTGTCCGTGACTGAGACCTTAGAGAAG is part of the Reichenbachiella agarivorans genome and harbors:
- a CDS encoding DHH family phosphoesterase, whose amino-acid sequence is MNIYQQITTEILNASHIVITSHKSPDGDSIGSSLGLLRFIEKLGKKAVICHPDVAPEFLSWLDSSAILLMTDQPAEVTAAFQQADLIFCLDYNGTDRIGADMQVLLEAATCQTIMIDHHLDPQDFPTLAVSDTTASSTAQLIVELIVESGHRDLLDEHIGTPLYLGILTDTGSFRFPSVQARTHELLAMLLSAGVKHHLIHEVLNDNNTASRLRLQGFAMSEKLEIMEDYHVAIIPLSKEELERYQYQKGDTDNLANLALSIKGMKAAIVFSERDGMIKISFRSKGQENPVNVLAAEHFDGGGHANAAGGMSELSVTETLEKIKGLIPSYFSN